A window of the Brassica oleracea var. oleracea cultivar TO1000 chromosome C1, BOL, whole genome shotgun sequence genome harbors these coding sequences:
- the LOC106302611 gene encoding putative FBD-associated F-box protein At1g61330, producing MSEPPNKKIKRIDELPEDLTVELPEYLVEYIISMYFPIQYVLQNRVVSKTFREVVIRSRDLDFGRIYSRRRSQSEVVSIIEEIFNQHKGSEINRFVLILNHIGVEDKVLSWVKTCLSKNIQELTLDFSKSKKVMDLSVDLSAIEALTVLKLRWCKFEIPNNTPKGLRLLRTLALMKSKVTPEMIDAIFSNCIHLETLVLTRWITHGVLSINAHNHKRFKELVLYCMPNRLQIILDAPTLECYKYEGFVRILDFSRVDALKEAKLHYIKNYSWRYYDSSYMVLANMVAYTGVHVLSTTNIFLESFKERYIEGEMRSPIFKFLNLKEFCILFKAPNLCTLYHISEFLKRSPKVEKVLIEIKKFTFEPGMLCIIHQKSYMESSNYKFNSIKEVTIDGYKNHWHELDIVQFFCGHAKSLKKLKLIMPKNVKKRARGLDYARLDYIRSRFPCVKVEV from the exons ATGTCAGAGCCCCCAAATAAGAAGATCAAACGCATTGACGAGCTGCCTGAAGATCTCACTGTAGAGCTGCCTGAATATCTGGTGGAGTACATCATATCAATGTATTTCCCCATCCAATATGTTCTACAAAACCGTGTTGTGTCCAAAACATTCAGGGAAGTAGTGATTCGATCCCGAGACCTTGATTTCGGCAGGATATACTCCAGGAGACGTAGTCAATCAGAGGTTGTAAGTATAATTGAAGAGATTTTTAATCAACACAAAGGATCAGAAATCAACCGATTTGTTCTGATTCTCAATCATATTGGCGTAGAGGATAAGGTACTCTCATGGGTAAAAACATGCCTAAGTAAAAACATTCAAGAGCTGACGTTAGACTTCTCCAAATCCAAGAAAGTTATGGATCTCTCCGTTGATTTATCGGCCATCGAGGCATTAACTGTCTTGAAGCTAAGGTGGTGTAAATTCGAAATACCAAATAATACCCCAAAAGGTTTAAGACTCTTGAGGACACTTGCGCTCATGAAGTCCAAGGTAACACCAGAGATGATAGATGCAATATTCAGCAACTGCATTCACCTCGAGACCCTTGTACTAACCAGATGGATAACGCATGGGGTATTGAGCATCAATGCTCACAATCATAAGAGGTTCAAGGAACTGGTCCTGTATTGTATGCCTAATCGCTTGCAAATCATTTTAGATGCACCTACTCTTGAATGCTACAAGTATGAAGGATTTGTTAGGATTCTTGACTTTTCAAGAGTGGACGCACTTAAGGAGGCGAAACTCCATTATATCAAGAATTACAGTTGGCGTTATTACGACTCGTCTTACATGGTGCTTGCTAACATGGTGGCCTATACAGGAGTTCATGTCCTCTCAACGACAAATATCTTTCTTGAG TCATTCAAGGAAAGATACATAGAGGGAGAAATGAGAAGCCCGATTTTCAAATTTTTGAACTTGAAAGAATTCTGTATTCTTTTTAAAGCTCCAAACTTGTGTACTCTTTATCACATTTCTGAATTCCTCAAAAGATCCCCTAAGGTCGAAAAGGTTTTGATCGAA ATTAAGAAGTTCACATTTGAACCTGGTATGCTTTGTATAATTCATCAAAAGTCATATATGGAGAGCAGCAACTACAAGTTTAACTCTATCAAGGAAGTCACGATTGATGGCTACAAAAACCATTGGCATGAGCTTGATATAGTGCAGTTCTTTTGCGGGCACGCAAAATCGCTAAAGAAGTTGAAGTTGATCATGCCAAAAAACGTTAAGAAAAGAGCACGCGGACTCGATTATGCTAGGTTGGATTACATAAGAAGCAGATTTCCATGTGTTAAAGTGGAGGTTTAA